A single Cellulomonas sp. SLBN-39 DNA region contains:
- a CDS encoding peptidoglycan DD-metalloendopeptidase family protein: MTPAPHDRPTRPRPTRPVGTAPRPAPSRQGSAPAQRAHRRARRGASAVLVCAALAVTGAAAGSAAGPQAGSTAATTSAEDGAVLYRAPVLRTLDVQRPFEAPPQPWAAGHRGVDLAARDGEAVVAPAAGVVTFAGTVVDRGVLTITHPDGRRSSVEPVRPVAAVGTAVAAGDVVAVVTGPAHCPPLTCLHWGVREGKTYVDPLTLLPGAGPVVLLPARDR; encoded by the coding sequence ATGACCCCGGCACCCCACGACCGCCCGACCCGCCCCCGCCCGACCCGCCCCGTCGGCACCGCGCCGCGGCCGGCCCCGTCCCGGCAGGGCTCTGCCCCGGCGCAGCGGGCGCACCGGAGGGCACGACGGGGCGCGTCCGCGGTCCTCGTCTGCGCCGCGCTCGCCGTGACCGGGGCGGCGGCGGGCAGCGCCGCTGGCCCGCAGGCCGGCAGCACGGCGGCCACCACGTCCGCCGAGGACGGGGCGGTGCTCTACCGCGCACCGGTGCTGCGCACCCTCGACGTGCAGCGCCCGTTCGAGGCACCGCCGCAGCCCTGGGCTGCCGGCCACCGCGGCGTCGACCTGGCGGCCCGGGACGGCGAGGCCGTCGTCGCGCCCGCCGCGGGGGTCGTCACGTTCGCCGGCACCGTGGTCGACCGCGGCGTGCTGACCATCACCCACCCCGACGGACGTCGCAGCAGCGTCGAGCCCGTCCGGCCCGTGGCCGCCGTCGGCACCGCGGTCGCCGCCGGCGACGTCGTCGCGGTCGTCACCGGGCCCGCCCACTGCCCGCCCCTCACCTGCCTGCACTGGGGCGTGCGCGAGGGCAAGACCTACGTCGACCCGCTGACGCTCCTGCCGGGCGCGGGGCCCGTCGTGCTGCTGCCCGCGCGAGACCGGTGA
- the trmD gene encoding tRNA (guanosine(37)-N1)-methyltransferase TrmD, producing MRVDVVSIFPEYLAPLELSLVGKARRGGLLDLRVHDLRDWTDDRHRTVDDTPFGGGAGMVMRPDVWGRALDDVLTPAGHLLVPSPAGERFTQRTAEALAGEEQIVVACGRYEGIDARVVEDRAARGRVTEISLGDYVLNGGEVAALVVVEAVARLLPGVVGNPESLVEESHGAAGLLEYPVYTKPPSWRGRDVPEVLLSGHHGRVARWRRDQALERTARRRPDLLAALDVTGLDRTDLAVLAAAGWVVEDGVLVPSPTGGPAGEEPAAL from the coding sequence GTGCGCGTCGACGTCGTCTCGATCTTCCCGGAGTACCTGGCGCCGCTGGAGCTGTCGCTCGTCGGCAAGGCCCGCCGCGGCGGGCTGCTCGACCTGCGCGTGCACGACCTGCGCGACTGGACCGACGACCGGCACCGCACCGTCGACGACACCCCGTTCGGCGGCGGTGCCGGCATGGTCATGCGCCCCGACGTGTGGGGGCGCGCGCTCGACGACGTGCTCACGCCGGCCGGCCACCTGCTCGTGCCGTCGCCCGCGGGGGAGCGGTTCACGCAGCGGACCGCCGAGGCGCTCGCCGGCGAGGAGCAGATCGTCGTGGCGTGCGGCCGCTACGAGGGCATCGACGCCCGCGTGGTCGAGGACCGGGCCGCCCGCGGGCGGGTCACCGAGATCTCGCTCGGGGACTACGTGCTCAACGGGGGCGAGGTCGCGGCGCTGGTCGTGGTCGAGGCCGTCGCGCGCCTCCTGCCCGGCGTCGTCGGCAACCCCGAGTCGCTCGTCGAGGAGTCGCACGGCGCGGCGGGGCTGCTGGAGTACCCCGTCTACACCAAGCCGCCCTCGTGGCGGGGGCGCGACGTGCCCGAGGTGCTGCTGTCCGGGCACCACGGTCGCGTCGCGCGGTGGCGCCGCGACCAGGCCCTGGAGCGGACCGCCCGCCGACGCCCGGACCTGCTGGCGGCCCTCGACGTCACCGGGCTCGACCGCACCGACCTCGCGGTCCTCGCGGCGGCCGGCTGGGTGGTCGAGGACGGCGTGCTGGTGCCGTCGCCGACCGGCGGGCCCGCCGGCGAGGAGCCCGCGGCGCTCTGA
- a CDS encoding YraN family protein codes for MQAKDAVGRYGEDVATAWVQRAGWQVLDRNWRCADGELDLVALDGDELVAVEVKTRRSATFGSPAEAVTARKLARVRRLTARWLREHDVRPASVRVDVLAIVLPRAGRAQVEHLAGVV; via the coding sequence GTGCAGGCGAAGGACGCGGTGGGTCGGTACGGCGAGGACGTCGCGACGGCATGGGTGCAGCGCGCGGGGTGGCAGGTCCTCGACCGCAACTGGCGGTGCGCGGACGGTGAGCTCGACCTGGTCGCCCTCGACGGTGACGAGCTCGTCGCCGTCGAGGTCAAGACGCGGCGGTCGGCGACGTTCGGCTCGCCCGCGGAGGCGGTCACGGCACGCAAGCTCGCCCGCGTGCGGCGGCTGACGGCGCGCTGGCTGCGCGAGCACGACGTGCGGCCGGCGTCCGTGCGGGTCGACGTCCTCGCGATCGTGCTGCCCCGCGCCGGGCGTGCCCAGGTCGAGCACCTCGCGGGGGTGGTCTGA
- the dprA gene encoding DNA-processing protein DprA gives MRAPRATQPDLTQPDLTPTGHARAGRTSPAAPAPAHGDRAARAVWSALVEPGDEVAGALVAACGAAAALDWVDRSLTGSADWDLLGAGSDLAPPARARLTRALDRWAARRPRVDTPALARAGARAGAHLVVPGDPHWPARLDDLGPAAPFALWVRGEPRAVPTPGVALVGARASTSYGERVAVDLAVGLVAAGLGVVSGGAYGIDAAAHRGALAGDGRTVVVLAGGVDRAYPAGNARLLEEVVRTGGAVVSEVPPGAAPTRSRFLQRNRLIAALADATVVVEAAWRSGAASTAHHAARLLRPVGAVPGPVTSAASAGCHRLVRDGVAVLVTDVAEVLELVGPLDGGPGEEPTRAPGDGLDPVAARVLEHVPRRGALEPGELAARAGSSLAEVRAALGTLELEGLVRRVGAGWAARPRGERGRG, from the coding sequence ATGAGGGCGCCTCGCGCGACGCAGCCCGACCTGACGCAGCCCGACCTGACGCCGACGGGTCACGCACGAGCAGGTCGGACCTCGCCTGCGGCGCCGGCACCCGCGCACGGCGACCGCGCCGCGCGGGCCGTGTGGTCGGCGCTCGTCGAGCCCGGCGACGAGGTCGCGGGGGCGCTCGTCGCCGCGTGCGGCGCGGCAGCCGCGCTGGACTGGGTCGACAGGTCGCTCACCGGGAGCGCCGACTGGGACCTCCTCGGGGCCGGCTCCGACCTCGCGCCCCCGGCGCGTGCCCGCCTGACCCGCGCGCTCGACCGCTGGGCGGCGCGACGCCCCCGCGTCGACACCCCGGCCCTGGCCCGCGCCGGTGCCCGGGCCGGTGCCCACCTCGTCGTGCCCGGCGACCCGCACTGGCCGGCACGGCTCGACGACCTGGGCCCCGCCGCTCCGTTCGCCCTGTGGGTCCGCGGCGAACCCCGCGCCGTCCCCACCCCGGGTGTCGCCCTCGTCGGGGCGCGTGCCAGCACCTCCTACGGCGAGCGTGTCGCCGTCGACCTCGCGGTGGGCCTCGTCGCGGCGGGCCTCGGTGTGGTGTCCGGCGGCGCGTACGGGATCGACGCGGCCGCCCACCGCGGTGCGCTCGCCGGCGACGGCCGCACCGTCGTGGTCCTGGCAGGCGGCGTGGACCGCGCCTACCCGGCGGGCAACGCCCGGCTCCTCGAGGAGGTGGTGCGCACCGGAGGTGCCGTGGTCTCCGAGGTCCCGCCCGGTGCGGCACCGACCCGCAGCCGGTTCCTGCAGCGCAACCGCCTCATCGCGGCGCTCGCCGACGCGACGGTCGTCGTCGAGGCCGCCTGGCGCTCGGGTGCGGCGAGCACCGCGCACCACGCCGCGCGGCTGCTGCGCCCGGTCGGCGCGGTCCCGGGCCCGGTGACGTCGGCGGCGTCGGCGGGGTGCCACCGGCTCGTGCGCGACGGCGTGGCCGTGCTGGTCACCGACGTGGCCGAGGTGCTCGAGCTCGTCGGACCCCTCGACGGTGGGCCCGGCGAGGAGCCGACCCGGGCGCCGGGGGACGGCCTGGACCCCGTCGCGGCCCGCGTGCTGGAGCACGTCCCGCGCCGCGGTGCGCTCGAGCCCGGCGAGCTCGCCGCGCGGGCCGGGTCGAGCCTGGCGGAGGTGCGCGCTGCGCTCGGCACCCTCGAGCTGGAGGGGCTGGTCCGCAGGGTGGGGGCCGGATGGGCGGCGCGTCCGCGGGGTGAGCGGGGCCGAGGATGA
- a CDS encoding ribonuclease HII: MTTTAGPAAGPQGAPALARAARRPTRPAPHLRHERALLRTGSTYVAGMDEVGRGSLAGPVSVGVVVVDASTRSAPRGVADSKLLTPAARTALLPALGRWGVARAVGHASAQEIDERGIVAALRLAATRALTGVSAVVGPVDAVILDGSHDWLTPPDPDLFGVQDDLFVTAVPTPRVHLRVKADRTCASVAAASVLAKCERDALMVEHARVHPSYRWDENKGYAAPDHLAALREHGPSQLHRRSWRLPEAVPGPPQAAAPTGGAWAAGTLDV; encoded by the coding sequence ATGACGACGACCGCAGGACCGGCCGCCGGGCCGCAGGGCGCGCCGGCGCTCGCCCGTGCCGCGCGGCGCCCGACCCGGCCCGCCCCGCACCTGCGGCACGAGCGGGCCCTGCTGCGCACCGGCAGCACGTACGTCGCCGGCATGGACGAGGTGGGGCGCGGCTCGCTCGCGGGTCCCGTGAGCGTGGGTGTCGTCGTCGTGGACGCGTCCACGCGCTCGGCGCCCCGCGGCGTGGCCGACTCCAAGCTGCTGACGCCCGCGGCGCGGACCGCGCTGCTGCCCGCGCTGGGCCGGTGGGGCGTCGCCCGCGCGGTGGGGCACGCCTCGGCCCAGGAGATCGACGAGCGGGGCATCGTGGCGGCTCTGCGGCTGGCCGCGACGCGCGCGCTGACCGGGGTGAGCGCGGTGGTCGGGCCCGTCGACGCCGTGATCCTCGACGGGTCGCACGACTGGCTGACCCCGCCGGACCCGGACCTGTTCGGCGTGCAGGACGACCTGTTCGTCACCGCGGTCCCGACGCCGCGCGTGCACCTGCGCGTCAAGGCGGACCGCACGTGCGCGAGCGTCGCGGCGGCGAGCGTCCTGGCCAAGTGCGAGCGGGACGCGCTGATGGTGGAGCACGCGCGCGTGCACCCGTCGTACCGGTGGGACGAGAACAAGGGCTACGCGGCACCCGACCACCTCGCGGCGCTGCGCGAGCACGGACCCAGCCAGCTGCACCGCCGGTCCTGGCGCCTGCCCGAGGCCGTCCCGGGGCCCCCGCAGGCCGCAGCGCCGACGGGCGGGGCGTGGGCGGCGGGCACGCTGGACGTGTGA
- the lepB gene encoding signal peptidase I, producing the protein MSERRPDDLRTTPAAWQHETRATPWQPTTAQEPRFGATASAPAPGTDGPAGARRVPVPQVPRRRERASVHRRRWSAWSWVRETAIILVSALVLSLVVKSFLVQAFFIPSQSMHETLVENDRILVSKLTPGPFDLRRGDIVVFKDPGGWLQPEPVVDRGPVVDTLTEVGTFIGLLPQDAGEHLVKRIIGLPGDHVACAGPGEPVTVNGVALDETAYLAPGSVPSERAFDVVVPENSLWVMGDNRQHSSDSRYNQGRPGGGSVPVDNVVGMAFVTVWPLDRTTVLRNPTETFANVPDAA; encoded by the coding sequence GTGAGCGAGCGACGCCCCGATGACCTGAGGACGACGCCGGCGGCGTGGCAGCACGAGACCCGGGCGACGCCCTGGCAGCCGACCACCGCGCAGGAGCCGCGGTTCGGCGCGACCGCGTCCGCGCCGGCCCCGGGCACCGACGGCCCGGCCGGCGCCCGTCGGGTGCCGGTGCCGCAGGTGCCGCGCCGCCGCGAGCGCGCCTCCGTGCACCGGCGCCGCTGGTCCGCGTGGAGCTGGGTGCGCGAGACCGCCATCATCCTCGTCAGCGCGCTCGTGCTGTCGCTCGTCGTCAAGAGCTTCCTCGTGCAGGCGTTCTTCATCCCGTCGCAGTCGATGCACGAGACGCTCGTGGAGAACGACCGCATCCTCGTCAGCAAGCTCACGCCCGGCCCGTTCGACCTGCGGCGCGGCGACATCGTCGTGTTCAAGGACCCCGGGGGCTGGCTGCAGCCCGAGCCGGTCGTGGACCGCGGGCCCGTCGTCGACACGCTCACCGAGGTCGGCACGTTCATCGGCCTGCTCCCGCAGGACGCCGGCGAGCACCTCGTCAAGCGCATCATCGGGCTGCCCGGCGACCACGTGGCGTGCGCCGGCCCCGGCGAGCCGGTGACGGTCAACGGCGTGGCGCTCGACGAGACCGCGTACCTGGCGCCGGGATCGGTGCCCAGCGAGCGCGCCTTCGACGTGGTCGTGCCCGAGAACAGCCTGTGGGTCATGGGCGACAACCGTCAGCACTCGTCGGACTCCCGCTACAACCAGGGTCGTCCGGGCGGCGGGTCGGTGCCGGTCGACAACGTGGTCGGCATGGCCTTCGTGACGGTCTGGCCGCTGGACCGCACGACGGTGCTGCGCAACCCGACCGAGACCTTCGCGAACGTGCCCGACGCCGCATGA
- the rpsB gene encoding 30S ribosomal protein S2, with the protein MAVVTMRQLLESGVHFGHQTRRWNPKMKRFIFTERNGIYIVDLQQSLTYIDRAYEFVSQTVAHGGSILFVGTKKQAQEPVAEQAARVGMPYVNQRWLGGMLTNFSTVHKRLQRLKELEQIDFDDVAGSSLTKKELLVLRREKDKLTKTLGGIRDMAKVPSAVWIVDTNKEHLAVDEARKLGIPVVAILDTNCDPDVVDYPIPGNDDAIRAVQLLTRVIADAVADGTLKRHSGGSSAAQGAPAEAEPLAEWERELLAGASAEAAPAEAAAAEAAPAEAAADEVPAASGEAPVVADEAPAAEAPASDDAPAEQA; encoded by the coding sequence ATGGCCGTCGTGACCATGCGCCAGCTGCTCGAGAGCGGTGTCCACTTCGGGCACCAGACGCGCCGCTGGAACCCCAAGATGAAGCGCTTCATCTTCACCGAGCGCAACGGCATCTACATCGTCGACCTGCAGCAGTCGCTGACGTACATCGACCGCGCCTACGAGTTCGTCAGCCAGACCGTCGCGCACGGTGGCTCGATCCTGTTCGTCGGCACGAAGAAGCAGGCCCAGGAGCCCGTCGCCGAGCAGGCCGCGCGCGTGGGCATGCCCTACGTCAACCAGCGCTGGCTCGGTGGCATGCTCACCAACTTCTCGACCGTCCACAAGCGCCTCCAGCGCCTCAAGGAGCTCGAGCAGATCGACTTCGACGACGTCGCGGGCTCGTCCCTGACGAAGAAGGAGCTCCTCGTCCTGCGTCGTGAGAAGGACAAGCTCACCAAGACGCTCGGCGGCATCCGCGACATGGCCAAGGTCCCCTCGGCCGTCTGGATCGTCGACACGAACAAGGAGCACCTCGCGGTCGACGAGGCGCGCAAGCTCGGCATCCCGGTCGTCGCGATCCTCGACACCAACTGCGACCCCGACGTCGTCGACTACCCGATCCCGGGCAACGACGACGCGATCCGTGCCGTGCAGCTGCTGACCCGCGTGATCGCCGACGCGGTCGCCGACGGCACGCTCAAGCGTCACTCCGGTGGCTCGTCCGCCGCCCAGGGCGCCCCGGCCGAGGCCGAGCCGCTCGCCGAGTGGGAGCGCGAGCTGCTCGCCGGCGCGTCCGCCGAGGCCGCTCCGGCCGAGGCTGCCGCTGCCGAGGCGGCCCCCGCCGAGGCCGCTGCGGACGAGGTGCCCGCTGCCTCGGGCGAGGCCCCCGTCGTCGCCGACGAGGCCCCGGCCGCCGAGGCCCCCGCCTCGGACGACGCCCCGGCCGAGCAGGCCTGA
- the rimM gene encoding ribosome maturation factor RimM (Essential for efficient processing of 16S rRNA), with translation MELTVARIGRPHGLRGEVLLDVRTDAPEERLVVGARFATQPVSAGPLTLTSVRRAQDRWYVTLDRASDRTAVEALRGVELVVDTDADDDDEDAWYPHQLVGLRAEHVADGRLLGEVVGLEHLPAHDVLVVREPAGERTRVPFVRAIVPVVDVPGGRVVLDPPGGLLAADAASLVVDDEA, from the coding sequence GTGGAGCTGACCGTGGCCCGCATCGGCCGACCGCACGGACTGCGCGGCGAGGTGCTGCTCGACGTGCGGACCGACGCGCCCGAGGAGCGGCTCGTCGTCGGCGCCCGCTTCGCGACGCAGCCCGTCTCGGCGGGGCCGCTGACGCTCACGTCGGTGCGGCGGGCGCAGGACCGCTGGTACGTGACGCTCGACCGGGCGTCCGACCGCACCGCCGTCGAGGCGCTGCGCGGCGTCGAGCTCGTCGTCGACACCGACGCGGACGACGACGACGAGGACGCCTGGTACCCGCACCAGCTCGTCGGCCTGCGCGCCGAGCACGTCGCCGACGGGCGCCTGCTCGGCGAGGTCGTCGGGCTCGAGCACCTGCCCGCGCACGACGTCCTCGTGGTCCGCGAACCGGCGGGGGAGCGCACCCGGGTGCCGTTCGTCCGGGCGATCGTCCCGGTCGTCGACGTCCCCGGCGGCCGCGTCGTGCTGGACCCGCCGGGCGGGCTCCTGGCCGCCGACGCGGCGTCCCTCGTCGTCGACGACGAGGCCTGA
- the rplS gene encoding 50S ribosomal protein L19, whose translation MQTLDALDAASLRSDIPEFRAGDTLKVNVKVVEGNRSRVQAFQGVVIARQGAGVRETFTIRKISFGVGVERTFPVNSPTLDTVEVVTRGDVRRAKLYYLRALRGKKAKIKEKRDSVPAKKG comes from the coding sequence ATGCAGACGCTCGACGCGCTCGACGCAGCATCGCTGCGCAGCGACATCCCGGAGTTCCGTGCCGGCGACACCCTCAAGGTCAACGTCAAGGTCGTCGAGGGCAACCGCTCTCGTGTCCAGGCGTTCCAGGGCGTCGTCATCGCCCGTCAGGGTGCCGGTGTCCGCGAGACCTTCACGATCCGCAAGATCAGCTTCGGCGTGGGCGTGGAGCGCACGTTCCCCGTCAACTCCCCGACGCTGGACACGGTCGAGGTCGTGACGCGCGGTGACGTCCGTCGCGCGAAGCTGTACTACCTGCGTGCCCTGCGCGGCAAGAAGGCGAAGATCAAGGAGAAGCGCGACAGCGTCCCGGCCAAGAAGGGCTGA
- a CDS encoding YifB family Mg chelatase-like AAA ATPase produces the protein MLGRTHAVALLGLEGHVVEVEAHLAPSLPAFTLVGLPDASLAESRDRVRAAVTSSGLAWPNRRITVNLSPASLPKAGSGFDLAVAVATLAAAGAVDAAAVSGWVHVGELGLDGRLRPVRGVLPAVAAAVAAGLPRVVVPAANAAEAALVPGAHVVGATSLAHVCAVHGADVVVPDVTPVADVTAAVPSGGQAPDLADVLGQEEARHGVEVAAAGGHHLLMVGPPGAGKTMLAARLPGLLPDLEEPDAVEVTAVHSVAGTFDPTRGLLRRPPFEDPHHTATAASVVGGGSGVPRPGAASRAHRGVLFLDEAPEFRPAVLQTLRQPLEQGELVLHRAAGTARYPARFQLVLAANPCPCGRGSGKGLGCTCRSEQRRRYFGRLAGPLLDRVDLQLEMPPARATDAPGEPTAAVAARVARARAAQGERWRAHGWRTNAEVPGARLRERLGPDRALVADLDRAVDRGTLSLRGMDRVVRVAWTLADLDGRTAPSRAQVREALLLRTRGHGA, from the coding sequence GTGCTGGGACGCACGCACGCCGTCGCGCTGCTGGGCCTCGAGGGGCACGTCGTCGAGGTCGAGGCCCACCTGGCCCCGTCGCTGCCGGCGTTCACCCTGGTCGGTCTGCCCGACGCGTCGCTCGCGGAGTCCCGCGACCGGGTCCGGGCCGCCGTCACGTCGTCCGGCCTGGCGTGGCCGAACCGACGGATCACGGTGAACCTCTCGCCCGCCAGCCTCCCGAAGGCCGGGTCGGGCTTCGACCTCGCGGTCGCCGTCGCGACGCTCGCCGCCGCGGGGGCCGTCGACGCCGCCGCCGTGTCCGGGTGGGTGCACGTCGGCGAGCTCGGGCTCGACGGGCGTCTGCGGCCCGTGCGCGGCGTCCTGCCGGCGGTCGCGGCAGCCGTCGCGGCCGGGCTGCCGCGCGTCGTCGTGCCCGCCGCGAACGCCGCCGAGGCGGCCCTCGTCCCGGGTGCGCACGTCGTGGGCGCGACGAGCCTCGCCCACGTGTGCGCCGTGCACGGGGCCGATGTCGTCGTCCCGGACGTCACGCCCGTCGCCGACGTCACGGCCGCGGTGCCGTCGGGCGGGCAGGCTCCCGACCTCGCGGACGTCCTCGGCCAGGAGGAGGCCCGGCACGGTGTCGAGGTCGCCGCGGCCGGCGGCCACCACCTGCTGATGGTCGGGCCGCCGGGGGCGGGGAAGACCATGCTCGCCGCGCGACTGCCCGGCCTGCTGCCGGACCTCGAGGAGCCCGACGCCGTCGAGGTCACGGCCGTGCACTCCGTCGCCGGCACCTTCGACCCCACCCGGGGTCTGCTGCGCCGGCCGCCCTTCGAGGACCCGCACCACACCGCCACCGCCGCGAGCGTCGTCGGAGGCGGGTCCGGGGTGCCACGCCCGGGTGCCGCCTCCCGGGCCCACCGCGGTGTGCTCTTCCTCGACGAGGCGCCCGAGTTCCGCCCGGCCGTGCTCCAGACCCTGCGTCAGCCGCTCGAGCAGGGCGAGCTCGTGCTGCACCGCGCGGCCGGCACGGCCCGGTACCCCGCCCGCTTCCAGCTGGTGCTCGCGGCCAACCCCTGCCCGTGCGGGCGGGGCAGCGGCAAGGGGCTGGGCTGCACGTGCCGCAGCGAGCAGCGCCGCCGCTACTTCGGCCGGCTCGCCGGCCCCCTGCTGGACCGGGTCGACCTGCAGCTGGAGATGCCGCCCGCCCGCGCCACCGACGCTCCCGGCGAGCCGACCGCGGCCGTCGCCGCACGGGTGGCGCGGGCCAGGGCCGCGCAGGGGGAGCGCTGGCGCGCGCACGGGTGGCGCACGAATGCGGAGGTCCCCGGGGCGCGCCTGCGCGAGAGGCTGGGGCCCGACCGTGCGCTCGTGGCCGACCTGGACCGCGCCGTGGACCGCGGCACGCTGTCGCTGCGCGGCATGGACCGGGTCGTGCGCGTGGCGTGGACGCTGGCCGATCTCGACGGTCGCACCGCACCGTCCCGCGCCCAGGTGCGCGAGGCGCTCCTGCTGCGGACCCGGGGGCACGGGGCATGA
- a CDS encoding FliA/WhiG family RNA polymerase sigma factor — translation MTTLHVVPRGLQQHAGTAPSGVIPQQRPADEAVDAAGGTPTADEPAALVDDAVDDPQVVRGAGLRVADEVDALWEEFVQTRSPQTRERLILHYVPLVTAVAGRIGMRLPSTVEHADLVSYGVFGLIDAIEKYRTDRAVRFEAYASSRIRGAIIDELRAMDWVPRSVRTKARAVDRAYAELEGELHRAPTEQELARRMQVPVRDLRAVYSQLASVNMIALDELLSGSDDRPGAATLADTLADSRTQDPAGAADAAETKFLLARAIECLGERERLVVVLYYYESMTLAEIGRVLGVTESRISQIHTAAMIRLRTRLVEAERG, via the coding sequence ATGACGACCCTGCACGTGGTCCCCCGGGGACTCCAGCAGCACGCAGGGACGGCACCGAGCGGTGTGATCCCGCAGCAGCGCCCGGCGGACGAGGCAGTCGACGCCGCCGGCGGCACCCCCACGGCGGACGAGCCCGCCGCGCTGGTCGACGACGCGGTCGACGACCCGCAGGTCGTGCGCGGTGCTGGGCTGCGCGTCGCGGACGAGGTCGACGCCCTGTGGGAGGAGTTCGTCCAGACCCGGTCGCCGCAGACCCGGGAGCGCCTCATCCTGCACTACGTGCCGCTCGTGACGGCCGTCGCCGGGCGCATCGGCATGCGCCTGCCGTCGACCGTCGAGCACGCCGACCTCGTCTCGTACGGGGTCTTCGGCCTGATCGACGCGATCGAGAAGTACCGCACGGACCGTGCGGTGCGGTTCGAGGCGTACGCGTCGTCGCGGATCCGCGGCGCGATCATCGACGAGCTGCGGGCGATGGACTGGGTGCCGCGCTCGGTGCGGACCAAGGCGCGTGCGGTCGACCGCGCCTACGCCGAGCTCGAGGGCGAGCTGCACCGGGCCCCGACCGAGCAGGAGCTGGCCCGTCGCATGCAGGTGCCGGTCCGTGACCTGCGCGCCGTGTACTCCCAGCTCGCGTCGGTCAACATGATCGCGCTCGACGAGCTGCTGTCCGGGTCGGACGACCGCCCCGGTGCGGCCACGCTCGCCGACACGCTCGCCGACAGCCGCACGCAGGACCCCGCCGGTGCCGCCGACGCCGCGGAGACGAAGTTCCTGCTGGCGCGCGCCATCGAGTGCCTCGGTGAGCGGGAGCGCCTGGTCGTGGTCCTGTACTACTACGAGAGCATGACGCTCGCGGAGATCGGCCGGGTGCTGGGCGTGACGGAGTCGCGGATCTCGCAGATCCACACGGCGGCGATGATCCGGCTGCGGACGCGTCTCGTCGAGGCCGAGCGGGGCTGA
- a CDS encoding tyrosine recombinase XerC, which produces MAEVTAGAPARERLLADFALHLRAQRGLSEHTVRAYVGDVRQLLDFAVRQGRSRLDQVDLPVLRAWLAAQAERNARATLARRSAAARTFFGWATHTARLATDPTQRLAAARTGGTLPVVLAQEPVARLLDVARGRASDGDPVHVRDWVAVEVLYATGVRVGELCGADVHDVDLDDRLLRVVGKGDKERVVPFGLPARDALRTWLDVARPQLVGPATGAALLLGRRGGRVDQRTVRAVVHALAAVAGVDDVAPHALRHTAATHLLEGGSDLRSVQEMLGHSSLATTQRYTHVSAERLRSAYRLAHPRA; this is translated from the coding sequence ATGGCAGAGGTCACGGCGGGGGCGCCCGCACGCGAGCGCCTGCTCGCCGACTTCGCCCTGCACCTGCGGGCCCAGCGGGGCCTGTCCGAGCACACGGTGCGCGCCTACGTCGGCGACGTGCGGCAGCTGCTCGACTTCGCGGTCCGCCAGGGCCGGTCCCGCCTGGACCAGGTCGACCTGCCGGTGCTGCGCGCCTGGCTCGCCGCCCAGGCCGAGCGCAACGCCCGGGCCACGCTGGCACGCCGCTCGGCGGCCGCGCGCACGTTCTTCGGGTGGGCGACGCACACGGCCCGCCTCGCCACGGACCCCACGCAGCGGCTCGCGGCTGCGCGCACCGGCGGCACGCTGCCCGTGGTCCTTGCCCAGGAGCCGGTCGCCCGGCTGCTGGACGTCGCCCGTGGGCGCGCCTCCGACGGCGACCCGGTGCACGTGCGGGACTGGGTGGCGGTCGAGGTCCTCTACGCCACGGGCGTCCGCGTCGGCGAGCTGTGCGGGGCCGACGTCCACGACGTCGATCTCGACGACCGCCTGCTGCGGGTCGTCGGCAAGGGGGACAAGGAGCGCGTCGTGCCGTTCGGGCTGCCTGCGCGTGACGCGCTGCGGACCTGGCTCGACGTGGCTCGCCCGCAGCTCGTCGGACCCGCCACCGGTGCGGCCCTCCTGCTGGGTCGGCGGGGCGGTCGCGTGGACCAGCGCACCGTGCGTGCGGTGGTGCACGCGCTCGCCGCGGTGGCGGGCGTGGACGACGTCGCTCCGCACGCGCTGCGCCACACGGCGGCGACGCACCTGCTGGAGGGCGGGTCGGACCTGCGCTCCGTGCAGGAGATGCTCGGGCACTCCAGCCTGGCGACGACGCAGCGCTACACCCACGTCTCCGCCGAACGGCTCCGTTCGGCGTACCGACTCGCACACCCGCGGGCGTGA
- a CDS encoding DUF2469 domain-containing protein has translation MSAEDLENYETDMELALYREYRDVVGLFSYVVETERRFYLANHVDLQVRSAAGEVYFELALVDAWVWDVYRSARFVKSVRVVTFKDVNVEELAKAELDLGSGTGFAR, from the coding sequence GTGAGCGCCGAGGACCTGGAGAACTACGAGACCGACATGGAGCTCGCGCTCTACCGCGAGTACCGGGACGTCGTGGGGCTCTTCTCCTACGTGGTGGAGACCGAGCGCCGCTTCTACCTGGCCAACCACGTCGACCTGCAGGTGCGGTCCGCCGCCGGGGAGGTGTACTTCGAGCTCGCGCTCGTGGACGCCTGGGTGTGGGACGTGTACCGCTCGGCGAGGTTCGTGAAGTCCGTGCGCGTGGTGACGTTCAAGGACGTCAACGTCGAGGAGCTGGCGAAGGCCGAGCTCGACCTCGGTTCCGGCACGGGCTTCGCACGCTGA